The Amblyomma americanum isolate KBUSLIRL-KWMA chromosome 3, ASM5285725v1, whole genome shotgun sequence genome window below encodes:
- the LOC144123934 gene encoding uncharacterized protein LOC144123934: MAALDKKILDCIDQVANMQKVVASLELKLDDLENRSRRSNLLVYGITEDPDENTSAYKLSEDDYKLDALVDAQLKGEAEEAILVGQILRVAAKDISQSHAEGLQTEEYSPRGFWAKVKEAIKKAALKIKGFFKMIGKEVMESAKEVASAAAKAALEKAKEKAKEKAIVLVNKIFDQTVASYSTQGSENDADFVKYFCERMDIVGQRLVEHGKKRLTQ; encoded by the exons ATGGCTGCCCTTGACAAAAAAATATTGGACTGCATAGACCAGGTCGCCAACATGCAAAAAGTCGTTGCCTCACTTGAACTAAAGCTTgatgacttggaaaaccgatCGAGGCGGAGTAACCTTTTAGTATACGGCATTACAGAAGATCCTGATGAAAACA CGTCAGCCTACAAGCTTTCTGAAGACGATTACAAGTTGGATGCTTTGGTCGATGCACAATTAAAAGGCGAAGCAGAGGAGGCGATCCTTGTTGGACAAATCTTGCGCGTCGCGGCAAAAGACATCTCCCAGAGCCATGCAGAGGGGCTTCAG ACGGAGGAGTACTCGCCCCGCGGATTTTGGGCGAAGGTCAAGGAAGCAATAAAAAAGGCCGCTCTTAAAATCAAGGGATTCTTCAAGATGATTGGAAAGGAAGTCATGGAATCTGCGAAGGAAGTCGCAAGTGCAGCCGCCAAAGCCGCCCTGGAGAAAGCCAAGGAAAAGGCTAAAGAGAAAGCCATAGTGCTTGTGAACAAGATTTTTGACCAAACCGTGGCCTCGTACAGCACGCAAGGCTCCGAGAACGACGCGGACTTTGTGAAATATTTCTGCGAACGAATGGACATCGTGGGGCAACGCCTCGTTGAGCATGGAAAGAAGCGACTTACTCAATAA